In a single window of the Methylophaga frappieri genome:
- a CDS encoding PepSY domain-containing protein: MTKLTYYYLLSVVTLSVSLPVLAAEISYDEARALRKAGKILPLSTVIAQAQVVKPGKVIEIQLDEDDGQYEYEIELLDANGRVWEMEFNATDGALMDLELDD, from the coding sequence ATGACAAAGTTGACGTACTACTATCTGCTCAGTGTCGTAACTCTGAGTGTGTCGCTCCCTGTTTTGGCTGCAGAGATCAGCTACGACGAAGCGCGTGCATTACGTAAAGCGGGCAAGATATTACCGCTTTCAACCGTGATAGCGCAGGCGCAGGTAGTCAAGCCTGGTAAAGTCATCGAAATCCAACTCGATGAGGATGATGGCCAGTACGAATATGAAATTGAGCTTCTCGATGCAAATGGTCGAGTCTGGGAGATGGAATTTAATGCTACAGACGGGGCGCTAATGGACCTTGAGTTGGACGATTAA
- a CDS encoding response regulator transcription factor, with protein MRLLIIEDDPLAGPSLREALMRAGFAVDLAVDGVDGEALGEIEPYDIIVLDLGLPKRPGLDVLRNWRSRNHRVPVIILTARGSWEEKVEGFNAGADDYVAKPFQTEELLARINAVLKRSMGSPTGALTAAGLVLDEAAQKVTLADGQSLSLTGTEFRLLRYFMLHPGQVISKSRLTEHVYDYDSDKDSNVMEVYVNRLRQKIGSHCITTRRGQGYVFGDQ; from the coding sequence ATGAGACTACTCATCATAGAGGATGATCCATTGGCTGGGCCGTCACTACGGGAGGCATTGATGCGTGCTGGTTTTGCCGTGGATTTGGCGGTGGATGGTGTAGATGGTGAAGCATTGGGAGAGATTGAACCATACGATATTATTGTGCTGGATTTAGGCCTGCCCAAACGACCCGGACTGGACGTGCTGCGAAACTGGCGAAGTCGAAACCATCGTGTCCCCGTCATTATTTTAACGGCACGGGGCAGCTGGGAAGAAAAAGTCGAAGGCTTTAACGCTGGCGCAGATGATTATGTTGCCAAGCCGTTTCAGACTGAAGAATTACTTGCTCGTATAAATGCGGTTTTAAAGCGAAGTATGGGCTCACCAACTGGGGCGTTAACGGCGGCAGGGCTCGTTTTGGATGAAGCCGCGCAAAAAGTCACCTTAGCTGACGGACAATCACTTAGCCTGACAGGCACGGAATTTCGTTTGCTGCGTTATTTTATGCTGCATCCGGGCCAGGTTATTTCCAAAAGCCGTCTGACAGAGCATGTCTATGATTATGATAGCGATAAGGATAGCAACGTCATGGAAGTTTACGTGAATCGACTCCGGCAAAAAATCGGTTCTCATTGCATCACCACACGTCGTGGACAGGGGTATGTGTTTGGTGATCAATGA
- a CDS encoding ATP-binding protein, with amino-acid sequence MTSLKHRLSLGLTLTLIILLVLQWALVSYGIQRLTEKQLIERLQMESESLLGNLTILPDGSMMLDEQAISSLYRRAFSGRYYRICRTAENCIQSRSLWDESLAMPLMASGRQTQIRQAGPQSQQLYVMTSGYIKRDQSLTIAIAEDIGPMRAELRRFQWLFTLVSATGLLLLLAMQWWLVGKALSPLKSVRRQLLKLNRGEAETLTREVPEEIEPVIAALNQLLTTLSRKTQRSRVALGNLAHALKSRLTLLNQIAEQPALGEHPQLQQRLQETTQDLYQIIERELKRARLLGAPLPGKQVDLPKTVADLCRTMQRMHAEKVLEIDWRVDPQVNFAGDREDLMELLGNLLDNASKWCQKKIQITVETRQKNQCEFIIEDDGPGCAESDQPRLTERGFRADESMPGSGLGLAIVHDIVDSYKGQLHFSDSPSLGGLKIRVVMPGRP; translated from the coding sequence ATGACCTCACTTAAACATCGGCTCTCTCTCGGCCTGACGCTGACTTTAATCATCTTGCTGGTGTTGCAATGGGCGCTGGTCAGTTATGGCATTCAGCGATTAACGGAAAAACAATTAATCGAACGGTTGCAAATGGAGTCAGAAAGCCTGTTGGGCAATCTGACCATTCTGCCCGATGGCAGCATGATGCTTGATGAACAAGCGATAAGTAGCTTGTATCGCCGGGCCTTTTCCGGCCGTTATTATCGTATTTGCCGAACAGCAGAAAATTGCATTCAATCCCGATCGTTGTGGGATGAGTCACTTGCGATGCCATTGATGGCAAGTGGTCGACAAACGCAAATTCGCCAAGCCGGACCTCAGTCACAGCAGCTTTATGTGATGACAAGTGGCTATATCAAGCGTGATCAGTCGCTAACCATTGCCATTGCCGAAGATATTGGTCCGATGCGAGCCGAACTACGGCGTTTTCAATGGTTATTTACGCTGGTCTCGGCAACCGGGTTACTGTTGTTATTGGCAATGCAGTGGTGGTTAGTGGGCAAGGCATTGTCACCGTTAAAATCGGTGCGCCGGCAGTTGCTCAAGTTAAATCGTGGCGAGGCAGAGACTTTGACCCGAGAGGTACCAGAAGAAATTGAGCCGGTTATTGCCGCCTTAAATCAACTGCTGACAACATTAAGTCGAAAAACGCAACGTTCTCGGGTTGCCTTGGGTAATCTTGCCCATGCGCTGAAAAGTCGACTTACGTTGTTGAATCAGATTGCCGAGCAGCCAGCTCTTGGCGAGCATCCGCAGCTCCAGCAACGCCTCCAGGAAACGACACAAGACTTGTATCAAATTATTGAGCGTGAACTAAAACGTGCTCGCTTGCTGGGCGCCCCCTTGCCTGGAAAGCAAGTTGATTTACCGAAAACCGTGGCGGATTTATGCCGTACCATGCAACGGATGCATGCGGAGAAAGTGTTAGAGATAGATTGGCGGGTGGATCCACAGGTGAATTTTGCTGGCGATCGTGAAGATTTGATGGAATTACTAGGAAATTTACTGGATAACGCCAGTAAGTGGTGCCAGAAAAAAATTCAGATTACAGTCGAGACCCGCCAAAAAAATCAATGCGAATTTATCATTGAAGATGATGGACCGGGCTGTGCTGAGTCAGATCAGCCACGGTTGACTGAGCGCGGCTTTCGCGCCGATGAATCTATGCCTGGCAGTGGGCTGGGATTGGCGATCGTGCATGATATTGTGGATAGCTATAAAGGCCAGCTACATTTTTCCGACTCCCCCTCTTTAGGTGGGTTGAAAATCCGTGTAGTCATGCCTGGCAGGCCTTAG
- a CDS encoding PepSY domain-containing protein, which yields MKTVNKITLAGLISLGLFSVAHADDDHREMQQKIDQFDLISTEEAVKIAQDNKAGVVDDIDLEGNGQGYQYEIEIADSQGAEWDIYIDAKSGEIIKVKQDY from the coding sequence ATGAAAACCGTAAATAAAATCACTCTCGCAGGCTTGATTTCTCTCGGTCTGTTTTCCGTCGCACATGCCGATGATGACCATCGGGAAATGCAGCAAAAAATCGATCAGTTTGATCTGATTTCTACAGAGGAAGCCGTCAAGATTGCCCAAGATAATAAAGCGGGCGTGGTTGATGACATTGATTTGGAAGGCAATGGTCAGGGCTATCAATACGAAATTGAAATCGCTGATAGTCAAGGCGCCGAATGGGACATTTACATTGATGCCAAATCAGGTGAAATCATAAAAGTGAAACAAGATTACTAA
- a CDS encoding Rrf2 family transcriptional regulator yields the protein MQLTTHTDYSLRLLIYLAVKQDEKATIQDAAARFDISANHLAKVVQTLVQLNYVVSHRGRGGGLRLGLPTESINIGKLVRQTENLQLLPCFGNKTACAIDSACTLKGVLARAQQAFLKVLDDYTLSDLIGAHQQQLKQLLNVA from the coding sequence ATGCAGTTGACTACCCATACTGATTATTCCCTGAGACTGTTGATTTATCTCGCTGTTAAACAGGATGAAAAAGCAACGATACAAGACGCGGCGGCGCGATTTGATATCTCTGCCAATCATTTGGCCAAAGTAGTCCAAACGCTGGTCCAACTGAATTATGTTGTGAGTCATCGAGGACGTGGTGGTGGCTTGCGTCTGGGCTTACCGACGGAATCGATTAATATTGGCAAATTAGTCAGACAGACTGAAAATCTTCAGCTTTTGCCGTGTTTCGGCAATAAAACGGCCTGTGCAATTGATTCAGCCTGTACCCTAAAAGGCGTTCTGGCACGGGCACAGCAGGCATTTCTTAAAGTATTGGACGACTACACGCTGTCGGATTTAATCGGGGCGCACCAGCAACAACTCAAACAACTGCTCAACGTAGCGTAA
- a CDS encoding hybrid sensor histidine kinase/response regulator yields the protein MQSMNRYLQQRWPSQVLSLTLLVGILLTDSLTQADFGHGLLYCPVLLLAALSQSKRFLMGVFWGSFALIWLGLFLTIHFNADAFSAILILNRLLACLVLIILYILCLRNLYRQQQHSAAQQQLQLTADLVRVGGWQLRDQTVTLSPAAKEILSVSTSQLSLSAFAGLFLESDAKQLCQHIQQQSLPMAQSVRQHRSNGGIKWLRIVASAEAHRHVTGVIQDIHASQLQEARSQEEERRLRFIADSMQMFIWSAWPDGRLDYVSRYTVDYTGEDESEILPNWLSFLHPDDQEPTRLRWQQSIQTGEPYTMEFRIRRHDGEYNWFLTKAMPARDEMGEIFKWYGSGIDIGESKQLQQHSETLSRQLQSTLSSITDAFFTLDKAMCFSYANQQACSLLGKTQSTLLNRCHINQTSLDDDGAFSIQLERGLLSRKMMTFEFWYAERHSWLDVRVYPAEAGLTVYLRDITRQRSAQEELKLLRSAVSQLNDIVIITDAAPIDEPGPRIVFVNDAFERLTGYRRDEVIGKSPRFLQGPKTQRGELDKIRRALLTKQPVRTKLTNYHKSGHEIEMELSIVPITIDAGRISHIVSVQREISGELNLQKQLQLAQRMEAVGQLTGGIAHDFNNLLTVISGNNALLAESIQQPNLLALTKLIGDAAERGARLTGNLLAFARRQPLLPTQVDINELIEKMHELLLSSLGQHISLKLDLTADLWPVSLDPVQMESCLLNLIINSRDAMPEGGHITIQSQNCNADEQADDTELRGQEWVVISVLDSGGGISAEIIDKIFEPFFTTKAKGKGSGLGLSMIFGFIKQSGGHIRVQSEATTGTCFRLYLPPSDEASDDEDQQAITDEALLDKISTADKTILVVDDDDLVRQYAVSQLHAAGYRVLSTNSAEKALTWLQSTQAIDLLFTDVLMPDSFSGTLLAQKVQQCRPNLPVLFTSGFTENALDEVSAPLLQQHLLRKPYDRATLLQRIAQLLADSEGT from the coding sequence ATGCAAAGCATGAACCGATATTTGCAACAGCGTTGGCCAAGTCAGGTGTTGAGCCTGACCTTGCTGGTAGGGATATTATTGACGGACAGCCTGACCCAGGCAGACTTTGGCCATGGTTTACTTTATTGTCCGGTGCTTTTGCTTGCCGCGTTGAGCCAATCAAAGCGATTTTTAATGGGCGTCTTTTGGGGCAGCTTTGCGCTGATTTGGCTGGGTTTATTTTTAACCATTCATTTCAATGCCGATGCGTTTAGCGCAATACTGATACTAAACCGGCTATTAGCCTGCCTTGTCCTCATCATTCTTTATATATTATGTCTACGGAATTTGTACCGTCAGCAGCAACATAGCGCAGCACAACAGCAGCTGCAGCTGACTGCCGATTTAGTCCGGGTTGGCGGCTGGCAGTTACGAGATCAGACGGTGACGTTAAGCCCGGCTGCCAAAGAAATTTTGTCGGTCTCCACATCACAACTCAGCCTGTCTGCATTTGCTGGTTTATTTCTGGAAAGCGATGCAAAACAACTTTGTCAGCACATCCAGCAGCAGTCGCTGCCTATGGCACAGTCCGTTCGTCAGCATCGGTCCAATGGGGGGATCAAATGGCTGCGTATCGTTGCTTCTGCGGAGGCACATCGCCATGTGACTGGTGTGATTCAGGATATCCATGCCTCACAACTCCAAGAAGCACGGTCGCAAGAGGAAGAACGTCGACTGCGGTTTATCGCCGACAGTATGCAAATGTTTATCTGGAGTGCCTGGCCCGATGGCCGTCTAGATTATGTCTCCCGCTATACCGTTGATTACACTGGCGAAGATGAGTCAGAAATTTTGCCTAACTGGCTGAGTTTTTTGCACCCGGATGATCAAGAACCAACCCGACTTCGTTGGCAACAGTCCATTCAGACTGGCGAGCCGTATACCATGGAGTTTCGTATTCGTCGTCATGATGGTGAATATAATTGGTTTTTAACCAAGGCAATGCCAGCTCGTGATGAAATGGGTGAAATTTTTAAATGGTATGGTTCAGGCATTGATATTGGCGAAAGCAAGCAGTTACAGCAACACAGTGAAACGCTGTCTCGGCAGTTACAGTCAACATTATCAAGTATTACCGATGCTTTTTTTACCCTCGATAAAGCAATGTGTTTTAGTTACGCCAATCAACAAGCCTGTTCTTTGCTGGGTAAAACGCAGTCTACATTGTTAAATCGATGCCATATCAATCAAACCAGTCTTGATGACGATGGCGCTTTTTCGATTCAATTAGAGCGTGGATTGTTATCGCGTAAGATGATGACATTTGAATTCTGGTACGCCGAGCGGCATAGCTGGTTGGATGTCCGGGTCTATCCTGCTGAAGCTGGCCTTACCGTTTATCTTCGTGACATTACGCGTCAAAGAAGTGCTCAGGAAGAACTGAAACTGTTGCGGAGTGCTGTCTCTCAGTTAAATGATATTGTCATTATTACCGACGCCGCGCCAATTGATGAGCCGGGACCTCGTATCGTATTTGTTAACGATGCCTTTGAGCGATTAACTGGATATCGCCGTGACGAGGTTATCGGCAAGTCGCCGCGGTTTCTACAAGGACCAAAAACACAGCGTGGTGAGCTTGATAAGATTCGCCGTGCGTTATTAACCAAGCAGCCAGTCAGGACAAAATTGACCAACTATCATAAGTCGGGTCACGAGATTGAGATGGAGCTCAGTATTGTGCCTATCACCATTGATGCTGGGCGCATATCTCACATTGTTTCTGTACAGCGGGAAATTAGTGGTGAATTAAATCTTCAGAAACAATTGCAGCTGGCACAGCGAATGGAAGCGGTGGGGCAATTAACCGGTGGGATCGCACATGATTTTAATAACTTGCTGACGGTCATCAGTGGTAACAACGCATTATTAGCCGAATCAATACAACAACCGAACCTGTTGGCTTTAACCAAGCTGATAGGTGATGCCGCGGAGCGTGGAGCGCGGTTGACAGGAAATCTACTGGCATTTGCCCGGCGTCAGCCGCTATTGCCAACCCAGGTTGATATTAATGAGCTGATTGAAAAAATGCACGAGCTGCTACTGAGTTCGCTCGGACAGCATATTAGCCTGAAACTGGATCTGACAGCAGATCTCTGGCCAGTCAGCCTGGATCCGGTACAGATGGAAAGTTGTTTGTTGAACCTGATTATCAATAGTCGTGATGCGATGCCTGAAGGCGGACATATTACTATCCAAAGTCAAAATTGCAATGCAGATGAGCAGGCTGACGATACCGAATTACGGGGTCAGGAGTGGGTCGTGATCAGCGTGCTTGATAGTGGTGGTGGCATTTCAGCAGAAATCATCGATAAAATTTTTGAACCTTTTTTCACCACCAAGGCCAAAGGCAAGGGAAGTGGTCTTGGGTTAAGCATGATTTTTGGCTTTATCAAGCAGAGTGGTGGGCATATCCGGGTTCAGTCAGAGGCAACGACGGGAACGTGCTTTCGGCTGTATCTGCCACCCTCCGATGAGGCATCAGATGACGAGGATCAGCAGGCTATAACTGATGAAGCTTTACTCGACAAGATTTCGACCGCTGACAAAACGATTCTGGTCGTCGATGATGATGATCTGGTCCGGCAATATGCCGTGTCGCAATTACATGCGGCGGGTTATCGGGTGTTGTCAACAAATAGCGCGGAAAAGGCCCTGACCTGGTTACAATCGACGCAAGCCATAGATCTCCTGTTTACTGATGTGCTGATGCCGGACAGTTTTTCGGGTACGCTCTTGGCGCAAAAAGTGCAGCAATGTCGGCCGAATCTGCCGGTATTATTCACCTCTGGTTTCACTGAAAATGCGCTGGATGAGGTTTCAGCCCCGCTCCTGCAACAGCATTTATTGCGCAAGCCCTATGATCGTGCGACGCTGTTGCAAAGGATTGCACAACTGCTGGCAGACAGTGAAGGAACATGA
- a CDS encoding EAL domain-containing protein, whose protein sequence is MTEKRLLVLDDDALTGETLKNVAEFAGMCVHVTSSPHDFFTEIDNWAPTHIALDLVMPEMDGVEVLTELSKRQVSAYIMITSGVGQQVLQAAARSASAHGLNIIGVLPKPFSPQHFREVVNAAPQLSDELMSDNARGSKEITVAALQEAIENEQLYVVFQPKVECQSGLLTGFEALARWQHPELGFVSPDQFIAVAEKNNLIDLLTRLVFKKALIWFSGFCQQKAFSNIASTARPLLCSINISVLSLRNLDLFNTLDALCQQYGVAPEQIMLELTETGAMDDAVASLDLLTRLRMRGFQLSIDDFGTGFSSMLQLVRMPFSEVKIDKSFIMTVNHSRESRLVTKAIIDLAHSLDMLVIAEGIEDEPTLAFLQQLGCDKAQGYYIGRPLATSEVDSWLVERMNLVEKLRLERLHALKLLDTPSEQRFDRLTRLAKRLFNVPISLVSLVDSDRQWFKSKVGLDVNETPREYAFCHTTIQHDDAFVVLDASKDPIYRENPLVTGMPYIRFYAGQPITAPTGERLGSFCIIDDKPRFFNEQEVALLKELGTMVEEEIAANMKLAEDHLTGILNRRGFENRAQHMLDLCLKQNMTASLIYIDINNFKRINDQGGHQAGDDALKDFAMLLQQTFRDSDLMARIGGDEFIVMMVNPQGSTSHKEAIERLKNAVQGHNNTVDSSLQLHFSYGIAQTVVTTDYHLPTLYDKADQMMYANKHRPEISDL, encoded by the coding sequence ATGACAGAAAAACGACTTCTTGTACTTGATGATGATGCGCTCACTGGCGAGACCTTGAAGAATGTCGCTGAGTTTGCCGGTATGTGCGTACATGTCACCAGCTCGCCCCACGATTTTTTTACTGAAATTGATAACTGGGCTCCGACGCATATTGCGCTGGATCTGGTGATGCCGGAAATGGACGGGGTTGAAGTGCTGACCGAGCTCAGTAAAAGGCAGGTGAGTGCGTACATCATGATCACCAGCGGCGTGGGGCAGCAAGTATTACAGGCGGCGGCTCGCTCAGCCTCAGCACATGGCCTTAACATCATTGGCGTACTACCCAAGCCATTCAGTCCACAACATTTTCGCGAGGTGGTGAATGCCGCCCCACAGCTGTCGGATGAACTCATGTCTGATAATGCTCGTGGTAGTAAAGAAATTACGGTCGCTGCTTTACAGGAAGCGATAGAAAACGAACAGTTGTACGTCGTATTCCAGCCCAAAGTCGAATGTCAAAGCGGGTTGCTGACAGGTTTTGAGGCATTGGCCCGCTGGCAGCACCCTGAATTGGGCTTTGTGTCACCGGATCAGTTTATTGCTGTTGCTGAAAAAAATAATCTTATCGACTTGCTGACGCGGCTTGTATTCAAAAAAGCTTTGATCTGGTTCAGTGGTTTTTGTCAGCAAAAAGCTTTCTCCAACATTGCCAGCACGGCGCGTCCCTTACTGTGCTCAATCAACATTTCCGTGTTGTCACTGAGAAATCTGGACTTGTTCAACACCTTGGACGCGTTATGTCAGCAATATGGTGTGGCACCAGAACAAATTATGCTGGAATTGACGGAAACTGGCGCGATGGATGATGCGGTCGCCTCATTAGACTTGCTTACCCGGTTACGGATGCGTGGTTTTCAGTTATCAATTGATGACTTTGGCACAGGCTTCTCATCGATGCTGCAACTGGTAAGAATGCCCTTTTCTGAAGTGAAAATTGATAAGTCATTTATTATGACCGTCAATCATTCACGGGAGTCGCGGTTGGTCACCAAAGCAATCATTGATCTGGCCCATAGTCTGGACATGTTGGTGATAGCGGAAGGTATTGAGGATGAGCCAACATTGGCGTTTCTCCAGCAGCTGGGATGTGACAAAGCACAGGGATATTATATTGGTCGTCCGTTAGCGACGTCGGAAGTCGACAGTTGGTTAGTCGAGCGCATGAATTTGGTTGAAAAGCTGCGTTTAGAACGGCTACATGCGCTTAAATTGCTGGATACGCCATCGGAACAGCGTTTTGATCGCTTAACCCGTTTAGCCAAGCGCTTGTTTAATGTTCCAATCAGTCTGGTTTCGCTCGTAGACAGTGACCGGCAGTGGTTTAAATCCAAAGTCGGCCTGGATGTGAATGAAACACCTCGCGAATATGCTTTTTGCCATACCACCATTCAGCATGATGATGCTTTTGTTGTGCTTGATGCCAGTAAAGATCCGATATATCGAGAAAATCCTTTAGTCACAGGGATGCCCTATATCCGTTTCTATGCGGGTCAACCGATCACAGCGCCAACCGGAGAAAGGCTGGGCAGTTTTTGCATCATTGATGATAAACCGCGGTTTTTCAATGAGCAGGAAGTGGCCTTGCTGAAAGAACTGGGAACGATGGTTGAGGAAGAAATTGCCGCTAATATGAAACTGGCTGAGGATCATTTGACTGGTATTCTCAATCGGCGTGGTTTTGAAAATCGTGCGCAACATATGCTCGACCTGTGTTTGAAACAAAACATGACAGCCTCCCTGATTTACATTGATATCAATAACTTTAAGCGGATTAATGATCAGGGCGGACATCAGGCCGGGGACGACGCATTAAAAGACTTTGCGATGTTATTGCAACAAACTTTTCGCGATTCGGATTTAATGGCTCGAATCGGCGGCGATGAATTTATTGTGATGATGGTCAATCCGCAAGGTTCAACGAGCCATAAAGAAGCCATCGAGCGACTCAAAAATGCGGTGCAAGGCCACAACAATACTGTTGATAGCAGCTTGCAACTCCATTTCAGTTATGGGATTGCGCAAACGGTGGTAACCACCGACTACCACTTGCCTACCCTCTACGACAAAGCAGATCAGATGATGTACGCCAACAAGCATCGTCCCGAGATCTCGGATCTGTAA
- the gorA gene encoding glutathione-disulfide reductase, producing the protein MTQLNYDLLVIGAGSAGVRAARLAAQAGAKVAIIEQQALGGTCVNYGCVPKKLLFYSAAYQTLLADSGQFGWKTASSTFHWQTLRESVTAAVEEIQQAYQNTLAKAGVTVLFGKAKLTASHTVQLNGQEIHAKQLLIATGASAFRPPIPGINDALTSDDMFCLEQLPQRLAIIGGGYIATEFAGLMQRFGVQITIIARSPRLLMGFDAECTEVCARQMRANGIDLRLSQDATAITRLADGSLQVTTETGQQIVADQVLVAAGRHANTEALGLDVCQLDLDDQGFIKTDSLGRTNQADIFALGDVTGGMQLTPMAIAQAEALIRHLFTPPAEPVDPDKVPTAVFSDPPIAQAGLTEAIAKSRGMTVKVYKKTFTGLRSRLSQRTAKNFIKLVVDSASDQVLGAQMTGPDASEIMQGLAIAIQAGATKADFDRTIAIHPTSAEEFTSLTEVDSEKS; encoded by the coding sequence GTGACGCAGCTTAATTATGATTTGTTGGTGATTGGAGCCGGTTCGGCTGGAGTGCGGGCTGCGCGGCTCGCTGCTCAGGCCGGTGCCAAGGTCGCGATTATAGAGCAGCAGGCTTTGGGCGGGACCTGTGTCAATTATGGCTGTGTGCCCAAAAAACTGCTTTTTTACAGTGCGGCATATCAAACTCTGCTAGCCGATTCGGGACAATTTGGTTGGAAGACGGCATCATCGACATTTCATTGGCAAACCTTGCGTGAAAGCGTCACGGCTGCAGTCGAGGAAATCCAGCAAGCCTATCAGAACACCTTGGCTAAGGCCGGCGTAACCGTGTTATTCGGTAAAGCGAAATTGACGGCATCTCACACGGTACAACTCAATGGGCAAGAGATTCACGCCAAACAATTGTTGATCGCGACTGGCGCCAGTGCTTTCAGGCCACCCATTCCTGGAATTAATGATGCCCTGACCTCGGATGATATGTTTTGCCTGGAACAATTACCCCAGCGCTTGGCAATCATTGGCGGTGGTTATATCGCGACAGAATTTGCCGGCTTGATGCAGCGATTCGGTGTACAGATCACCATCATTGCCCGAAGCCCGCGATTATTAATGGGCTTTGATGCTGAATGCACGGAAGTCTGTGCCAGACAAATGCGCGCTAACGGGATCGACTTACGCCTCAGTCAGGATGCCACTGCCATTACCCGACTGGCCGATGGCAGTTTGCAAGTCACTACTGAAACTGGCCAGCAGATTGTCGCCGATCAAGTATTGGTTGCGGCTGGGCGCCACGCGAACACGGAAGCGCTTGGGTTAGATGTCTGCCAACTTGATCTGGATGATCAGGGGTTTATCAAAACAGATTCTTTGGGTCGGACCAATCAAGCTGATATTTTTGCGTTGGGGGATGTGACCGGGGGCATGCAATTAACACCAATGGCGATTGCACAGGCAGAAGCCTTGATCAGACATTTATTTACGCCGCCTGCTGAGCCAGTTGATCCGGACAAGGTGCCCACAGCCGTCTTTTCAGATCCGCCCATTGCCCAGGCGGGGTTAACAGAAGCCATTGCCAAATCACGGGGTATGACGGTGAAGGTGTATAAAAAGACTTTTACCGGTTTACGTTCACGATTGAGCCAACGGACTGCCAAAAACTTTATCAAGCTGGTTGTTGATAGTGCCTCGGATCAGGTTTTGGGGGCGCAAATGACCGGACCGGATGCCAGTGAAATTATGCAGGGGTTAGCGATCGCAATTCAGGCCGGTGCAACTAAAGCTGATTTTGACCGTACTATCGCCATTCATCCAACCAGTGCAGAAGAATTCACCAGCTTGACAGAGGTAGACTCAGAAAAATCCTGA
- the pqqA gene encoding pyrroloquinoline quinone precursor peptide PqqA, which translates to MWTKPEYSDMRFGFEVTMYINNR; encoded by the coding sequence ATGTGGACTAAACCAGAATATTCAGATATGCGTTTTGGCTTTGAAGTAACCATGTACATCAACAACCGTTAA